In Thermodesulfobacteriota bacterium, the genomic stretch ATCCCGATATGCTCAGAGGCAGTGCCAGCAAGTGCAAGCCTGTCGAGCTCGTCAACCGGCGCGCCTTCCGCGGCCCTGCCGTACCCTCCTTCCACTGCACCACGGGTTTCGTTTGCCGCCCCGGCAGTTCGCATTACCCGTATCTCCTCGATGCCGGGGATGCGCCTGAACCTTTCGAGGACGGCCGCATTTTCGTCATTTCCGCCGCCGAGCTTCATGGACGTGTGCAGCTGATCGAAAACGGCTGCGGATAACTTCCTCGCCTCTCCAGCTCCCATCTCCTCGATAAGGGCGGAATGGGACCTTTTCTCCATGTGATGGAAGGCTGAAATTCCGGCGAGAAGAATGCCGCCGATGTAAAATGTGAACCGCCTTGAAAGACTGATGCGCATAGGATAGTGGCCGGTCCGTTCAGAAACTCTATCAGGGTGTCGAAAAAAAACCCTGACAGGACTTTTTCAACGTCCTGATAGTGGCCGCTGCGTCTTTTTTTTTTTGAAAGCCAGGGATAGAGCGGGGGCGATGGGATAAGCGTGGATGACTTCGTCTGTTGGAATTCTATCGGCCTCGGGGCCGCTTGTCAATTTCCGGCGGAGCGCCCGGACCTGAAGAAAGCCATGAAATAATCGATACCCGACCACATCGTAAGCACGAAGGCTATGACAAGGAGGCCCAAGCCGGCGATGTGGAGGTCCAATCCGAAATAGGGATAATGGATGATGAGCGGGACGAGGGCGACGATCTGGGCCATGGTCTTCCATTTTCCGAGGCGGCTCGCCGCGATGACTATGCCAGAGTCGGCGGCGACGGCCCGGAGGCCCGTTACCGCCATCTCCCGCCCTATCATTAGCGCGACGACCCAGGCCGGGACCCTGCCGAGCGGTATGAGCATTATGAAGGCGGTCGTTATG encodes the following:
- the pgsA gene encoding CDP-diacylglycerol--glycerol-3-phosphate 3-phosphatidyltransferase; the protein is MGAERHGGLNLPNSISLVRVAAAPVLVLMLLSPGKGMSLAAAAFFTLVCLTDWLDGYIARKRGIITSLGKFLDPLADKLLITTAFIMLIPLGRVPAWVVALMIGREMAVTGLRAVAADSGIVIAASRLGKWKTMAQIVALVPLIIHYPYFGLDLHIAGLGLLVIAFVLTMWSGIDYFMAFFRSGRSAGN